The following coding sequences lie in one Rutidosis leptorrhynchoides isolate AG116_Rl617_1_P2 chromosome 6, CSIRO_AGI_Rlap_v1, whole genome shotgun sequence genomic window:
- the LOC139851972 gene encoding endo-1,3;1,4-beta-D-glucanase-like — MSGPECCANPPTIGSGGNDDQIQEIGGLKSYTSGLLIPCNPALILIADAFGYEAPKLRQLADKLSEAGFYVVVPDFFNGDPYTPEKQLASWFPNHQPGKGCEDARKIVADLKSKGASAIGAAGFCWGGMAVSKLSTYGEIEAAVILHPGRLSEDDINATKVPTAILGAELDEHAPPDQLKKFGEILSANSVDNFVKIYPGVVHGWTVRYKDDDEHSFKCAMESHLDMLNWFTKYLKK, encoded by the exons ATGTCAGGACCTGAATGCTGTGCCAATCCGCCGACGATTGGCTCCGGTGGTAACGATGATCAAATACAAGAAATAGGAGGCTTAAAATCGTACACTTCTGGCTTACTTATTCCTTGTAATCCTGCACTTATTCTAATTGCTGATGCTTTTG GCTATGAAGCTCCAAAACTAAG ACAGCTTGCTGACAAACTTTCAGAAGCTGGATTCTACGTGGTGGTACCCGACTTCTTCAATGGCGATCCATACACACCTGAGAAACAACTGGCTTCTTGGTTTCCTAATCATCAACCA GGTAAAGGTTGTGAAGATGCGAGAAAGATAGTCGCTGATCTGAAAAGCAAAGGAGCATCTGCTATTGGAGCAGCCGGTTTTTGTTGGGGAG GAATGGCGGTGTCAAAATTGTCGACGTATGGTGAGATTGAGGCTGCTGTTATACTACACCCTGGTCGACTCTCAGAAGATGATATTAATG CTACAAAAGTCCCAACAGCAATATTAGGTGCTGAATTGGATGAGCATGCTCCACCAGACCAATTGAAAAAATTTGGGGAAATTTTATCAGCAAATTCA GTTGATAATTTTGTGAAGATATACCCTGGTGTTGTTCATGGATGGACTGTGAGATACAAGGATGATGATGAACATTCTTTTAAATGTGCAATGGAATCACACTTAGACATGTTGAACTGGTTCACCAAATACCTCAAAAAATAA